The sequence TCCTCATGGTAACCTTTGTATCGGGTTGTTCCACCATGACCACTAAACTTCATTCTACTCGTGATTTAACTGAAGGTAACGAAAATGATCTTTTTAAAAATAGTTTTCCTTTGGATTTTATTCCTAGAACAATTGAGATAGCAGCAATTGGCGACTCATTAACGAAAGGGGTAGGCAGCAGTTCGATTTCCGGGGGATATTTGCCTTATTTAGAGTCAGCGCTGATGGAAACGGGATCTTTCCTAGACATCAAAATGAATAATTTTGGTGTGAGAGGCGAACGGACGGATGAGCTCCTTAAAAGGCTTCGAAATCAGGAAATCATAAATACGTTGAAAACAGCGGATGTTATCCTGGTCACAACTGGCGGAAATGATATTATGAAAGTAATAAAGGGCAACATCAGCCAATTAGATATCTCGGACTTTGAGAATGCATTACCTGACTATGAAAAGAATATCTCGCAATTATTACAGCAAATTCGAAATATTAATGAGGAAGCAACCGTATATTTACTAGGAGTATACAATCCGTTATCCAGCTTAATTCCGCAAATCCAGGAATTTAACACGATTATTGACATGTGGAATCAAGTCAGTCAGGATCAAGTTAACCATTATTCCAATATGTTTTTTGTTGATATTGCATCTATTTTTGCTGAGGGACTTAATGTTTTATTTGAGGAGGACTTTTTTCATCCCAATGATCTTGGGTATGAAAAAATGGCATCCGCTATTTATAACGAAATGATTTTTTCTAGAAGAATCAATTCGTGGGGGACTCCGATGATACAGGCAGGCAGGAATGAGGAGTAACAATGAAATGGAAACCATCCTGGAAGTCAGCATTCTGGATATTAGTTGGAATTGAATTTTTTATAGTGCTTGTATTGCTAATTATCGTAAATGAGCCTGTTGAGAGAAAGCATTTGGCAGATACAGAATTAGCTGAGGAGAATTTTATCCCTATTTCTGTACAAGCAGATAAAAAGGCTATTAATGATTTAATTCAAAGATATTTAGACGAAAAGGGGTCGCTAGGACCGGTAAACTATTCGGTCTATGTCAATAATGATGTCGAATTAATTGGGACATTTGAGGTATTTGAAGAGGAAATAGATTTTAAAATGGACTTTTCCGCCAAAGTCTTAGATAACGGAGATTTATGGCTGGAAGAAAAATCTTTGCAGGTTGGCGGTCTCGAAATCCCTTCTGCTTACATTCTAAAATTTGTCCAAAAGAAATACTCGCTTCCAGAATGGGTTTCGATTTACCCAAATGATCATATCATCTACATTGCGATTTCGAAAATGGAACTAAATGATGGCACTCGTCTCCGAATGAAGCATTTTAATTTGGCAGAAAATAGAATTGAAGTTGATTTATTAATTCCAAAAAAATAAGGGAAAGATATGGAACTCAAAAACGCTTGTCTTTGTCATAAATTAGCGTTAAAATGCCTAAATTAAGGAACAATTGAATGAGCAGTGCAAAGGGAACAGGTAAAGTCAATTTCGGGAGATGAGAGTGATGAAAAAGGATG is a genomic window of Bacillus oleivorans containing:
- a CDS encoding GDSL-type esterase/lipase family protein produces the protein MKQILTIFLYTLLMVTFVSGCSTMTTKLHSTRDLTEGNENDLFKNSFPLDFIPRTIEIAAIGDSLTKGVGSSSISGGYLPYLESALMETGSFLDIKMNNFGVRGERTDELLKRLRNQEIINTLKTADVILVTTGGNDIMKVIKGNISQLDISDFENALPDYEKNISQLLQQIRNINEEATVYLLGVYNPLSSLIPQIQEFNTIIDMWNQVSQDQVNHYSNMFFVDIASIFAEGLNVLFEEDFFHPNDLGYEKMASAIYNEMIFSRRINSWGTPMIQAGRNEE
- a CDS encoding YpmS family protein yields the protein MKWKPSWKSAFWILVGIEFFIVLVLLIIVNEPVERKHLADTELAEENFIPISVQADKKAINDLIQRYLDEKGSLGPVNYSVYVNNDVELIGTFEVFEEEIDFKMDFSAKVLDNGDLWLEEKSLQVGGLEIPSAYILKFVQKKYSLPEWVSIYPNDHIIYIAISKMELNDGTRLRMKHFNLAENRIEVDLLIPKK